The nucleotide window CCATCAGATTTTTTATATTCTTCTTTTGACATTCCCAGTTTGGGTTTTATATCGGGATGATACATCGGATTATTTTTAAAACCTCCAAAATTGAATGTTCTTGCAATTCCGATAGCTCCTATGGCATCAATGCGGTCGGCATCCTGTACAATCTGAAGTTCAACGGGTGGATTTACCGGAGCCTGATCCCTGTTTTTAAAAGAAATATTTTCAATAATAAACAAAACCTTCTGAATTGTTTCTTCCGGAACATTCTGCTCTTCAAGAAACGTTCTGGATATTTTGGGAGCAATGGTCTCATCGCCATTATGGAATTTAGGATCTGCAATATCATGAAGAAGTGCTGATAATTCAACAACTTCTTTGTCGCAATCTTCAGTTTCTGCTATTTGTGCAGCCAGCTTCCAGACTCTTTCAATATGGAACCAGTCATGACCTGCTTCTGCTCCTTCTAATTTTTCTTTTACAAATGCTACCGTGTTATCTATTGTACTTTTCATTTATCTGTCAGTTCATTTAAAATAATATCCCAGAGTTTACTGTTGTAACTTCTAAAAAAATTGATATGACCTATTTCCTTTTTATCAGATTCTGAAACAGCGATCAGTCTGTAAGTGGGTTTAAGATTAGGATAGGTATTATTCAATAAGCTTAATACGCCTTTTTCTGTCAGCCATATATCATCTTCAGCGCGGACTACAAATACTTTCTGCGTCAGATTTTTTGAGAAGTTATCAATTTTCTCCAACAGCCTGTTGGTTGATTTCCTGTTTAAAATTAAGGTTCTCCAGTCATATGCGCAATTTTTTGGAAGACTTTCTCCGAGCCCGAACCAATGTGCCGGAAAATATCCTAACAATGAAGTAGTTACTGGCTGTGCAATTCCAAATCCTAAATAGGCTTCTACTTTTGTTATCCCTCTAAGGTTTCCGACAAAAGCATTTTGGGTTCCCACAAAAAAAAATTCTTCAAACATTTCAGAATCTTTATTCATACCCAGAATTAATGCCCCCACAGAATGCCCAAGACAATATTTTTTGTATTCTTTAAAATTTGTCTTGATATATTGAGTGACAGCTTTATAATCTTTTGAGCCCCAGATTCTCATAGAGCCATGAAACCCTCTCATATTTTTCGGTTTGGAAAGTCCTATCCCCCTGTAATCATAAGTTATTACAGTAAAGCCTTGTTCAGCGAAATAGCTGGCAAATGAAAAGTATACCTGCTGCTTAACTCCTGTTGCTGAGTTGATCAGCAATAGTTTCCCATTATCTTTTTGCGGTTTAAAGAGATGGGCAGTCAGGGAAATATGGTCTTCTGTGGTCAATATTAGTTTTTCCATAGTATAAAAGAAAAAATCCACTATAAAAGTGGACATTTTACTTATATTTTTATGTTAAGTTTCAGATTTTTGATATGTCGTAAATAGCTTTATGAAAAGAAATCTGAGATTCTAGGCAGTCCGGTCTGAGAACCTTTCCCTCCTGAGACTCTTGAAGAAACTTCATTCCCGAATTTCACACATTCCTCAATAGAATTCCCATGACAAAGTGCAATAGCAAATCCTGAGGTAAATGCATCTCCCATTCCCATTTTATAAACGGTTTCATCCTTATCGTTTCTGTAATACTTCATCTCAGTACCATCAAAATAAATGGTAGAGTTGGTATCATCTCTCACAAAAACTTTATTGAAATATTTTTTAAGAATGTCTTCTCTCTTTTCTTCCCCGAAAATAATGTATAACTCATTGCTTTTAGCCACAATAAAGTCAACATTTTCTAAAATTTCTTCACTGACTCTCATTGCAGGAGAAGCATATAATCCTACTTTTTTTCCGTATTGTTTTGCTTTTTTAACGGTATGTTCCACTACATCCATAGAAACCTCAAGCTGTACCAGTATAAGATCTGCGGTGTGAAAATATTTGTCAGCTTCATCTATATGTGATTTGCTGAGATATTTATTGGCTGCCGGTACCACCACAATGGCTGCATTCCCATGGGAAGTTGTTACATAAGCTGTTCCTGTAGCTTCTTTATCTGTTTCATGAACAAATCCTACATTCACATTTTCGCTTACCAGATTTCTCATGATCTGCTGGCCAAGAGGGTCCATTCCAACACATCCTATGAAGTATACACTGGCCCCCAATCTGGAAGTCCCTACCGCCTGATTGGCTCCTTTACCACCAAAATAACTATCTGACTTCACGGCCAAAACCGTTTCGTTAGGTAGGGGAAGTTTTTCGGTTTCAAGAACCAAATCTATAGATGAGCTGCCTACAACAATAATACGGGGTTGTTCTGATGAGAAATTCATTGTGTTTGTATTAGCTTTAAAATTTATACCTGATAAAATTAGATCTCTAAAATAACTAATTTTAATTTAACTTATTTCTATAAATTCAGTAATTATTTTCACAGGCTGATGATCTTTGTCATAAGCAACATAGCTTGCATAAAAACCCTCTCCATATCCTGTTTCAAAAGCAAAAATAGTTCCCGGATGTTCTTTTGCCGGTTTCAGAAAGGCATACTGATCTATCGCTCCGTTTTCATCAAAGAAGTAATCATGGAAAAATTCTTCATAAATTCCCATAAAATCCCCTCCTTTATTTTGATACAGTCTTTGTTCAAGTTCATTGAGACTGTTTTGGGTATCAACATCCATAAAACATCCCATACCGCTTTCTACCGGATATCCAAACACCTCTCCTTCTTCCAGATCTTTTATTTGCTGCCCTGCCGTAGTGGCCAGCTTCCATTCTTTAATTTCAGAATTGCTGAATATAATTTCGGCATAGGCAACACAGTTACTTTCTCTTTCTTTGTGCAGCATTACAGAGAAATCTCCTTTTGGAAATTCTGTAGTGAAAGGAAGCATATCATTAGTGATCAAAGGATCACAGGCCACCAGCTTTCCGCTGGAAAGATAGATCTTTCCTACTTCAAAACTTTCCAGTAACGGACTTTCTACAAAATCTTTCGAGAATAGTTTTTTTATGTTTTCTATATGTATCATTGTATTTATTCTTTTAAACCATCAGGCTGGATACAATTTTCATCTGTACCCAGCCTGAGATTTCTGACAAATTTATTGTCTATATTTTACAAACTTTTCAGTTTCTCTTCAAGGATAAAAATATCTATACTTTTTACCAACTGCTTGTTTCATCAAATATTTTAAATAATCCTTCTCTATATGGTTGCTTTAGCTGCTTTATTCTGCTTTTCAAAACTTCCCAGCTTTCTTCTGAATATGATTCCAAAACAGCATTCAATTCCTCTTTATTATTATTAACATAGTCTACAGGAACTGGAAAAAAGTTATTCCAGTGGGGCTTTTCTTCAGAATTTTCATAAAGGGCAACTGTTCCTATCCTATCATTGAGTTTTCCTTTTCCTTTATAAGGTAAAACCTTTATGACAGGAAACTTACCTCCAAAACCTTTGGATAGATTGGTAGTGACAGCAATCATTTTAGGTTTTTCAGAAATGACTATTGCTCCGTTAGAATCTCCATATTTAAAATGTTCTTTTTGTCTTCTCCAATAAAAAATATTTACAAGTAAAAGAATAATAAAAGCAAATCCTCCCCATAGCCATGAAACATCCCATGCAAAAGCTAACGAAAACAATAAAGCAATTAACAAATAAATAGGTTTATAAATGTATTTTATCAATACAAATGGCATTACTCTAACCCTTCCAGGATTTGAAGCAACTGTTCTACTATCTAATGTTAAAATATCTCTATTATCATCCATATTTAAGGAGTATTAAATATTTTACAAACTTTTCAGTTTTTCTTCAAGGATCGCAATCTTATCCTGAGCATCTTTTTGCTTTTGACGCTCTACTTCTACGATTTCCGGTTTTGCATTCGCAACAAATTTCTCATTGGAAAGCTTCTTCTCTACTGAAACCAGGAATCCCTTCAGATATTTCAGCTCTTCCTCAGTTTTAGCTTTTTCCTCTCCTAAATCTAAGTTTTCACTTAAAGGAATAGAAACTTCAGTTGCACCTACCAAGAATGTAAAGCTCGGTTTATCTGTTTTCTGTCCGAAGTGGATTTCAGAAACATTAGCCAGTTTTCTTACTACAGCTTCATTGGCAAATTCAGAAGCATTGGTATAAATTTCAGCAGCTTCTCTTGGTGAAATTCCTTTTGTCTGACGGTAATTTCTAACCCCTGAAATTAATTCTGCAGCAGTTTCAAAGTTTTTAATAATGTTTTCATCAAACTGTCCTGCCTCTTTCTGCTGAGCAATCACCAAAGCCTCATCAACCTTCCTTTCTGAAATCATCTGCCATAACTCTTCTGTTAAGAAAGGCATGAACGGATGAAGTAACTTCATCAGCTCTTCAAAGAAATAGATGGTTTTGTTATAAACTTCTTTTGAAATCCCTTCTCCGTAATTAGGCTTAATCGCTTCAAGATACCAACCGCAAAAATCATCCCAAATTAATTTATAGATCAAATGCAGTGCATCGGAAATTCTGAACTTCTCAAACTGATCATTGATTTCAAAGATGGTTTTGTTCAGCTTATTTTCAAACCATTCAATAGCCTGATTATCTGTAGCAGCAGCTGGTTTGTCTTCGTGATTCCACATATTGATCAGACGGAAAGCATTCCAGATCTTCGTCATGAAATTTCTTCCCTGAAGCATTAAATCTTCATCAAAAAGAAGGTCATTTCCGGCAGCAGAACTCAATAGAATACCTACACGTACACCATCTGCACCATATTTATCCATTAATTCAAGAGGATCCGGAGAGTTTCCTAAAGATTTTGACATCTTTCTTCTCTGCTTATCTCTTACAATTCCTGTAAAATACACATTCTTAAAAGGAACTTCTTTTCTGTATTCCAGTCCTGCCATAATCATTCTGGCTACCCAGAAGAAAATAATATCCGGTCCGGTTACAAGATCAGAAGTAGGGTAATAATAATTAATATCTTTATTTTCCGGATCAAGTAGCCCATCAAATACAGACATTGGCCATAACCATGATGAGAACCATGTATCTAATGCATCATCATCCTGTCTGAGGTTTTCTGTCGTCAGACTTGAATTTCCTGTCTTTTGTTTCGCAAGTTCCAAAGCTTCTTCTTTGGTTTCTGCTACTACAAAGTCTTCATCTCCTTCTCCATAGTAATAAGCAGGGATCTGCTGCCCCCACCAAAGCTGACGGGAAATATTCCAGTCACGGATGTTCTCCATCCAGTGTTTATAAGTATTCTTAAACTTTTCCGGATAGAACTTTACCTCATCATCCATTACGACATCCAAAGCCGGCTTGGCAATTTCAGACATTTTAAGGAACCACTGTACTGAAACTTTAGGTTCGATAACGGCACCTGTTCTTTCAGATGTTCCAACTTTATTTACATAATCTTCTGCTTTAAGCAAAAGATCTTTTTCTTCAAGTTCTTTAGCGATCTGCTTTCTTACATCAAATCTGTTTTTACCAGCATAATGTAAACCATATTCATTAAGGTTTCCGTCATCATCAAGTGCATCAATCATTTTTAAATGATGCTTCTGACCTATCTCATAGTCATTGATATCATGTGCAGGAGTAATTTTCAAAGCTCCTGTTCCGAATTCAATATCAACATATTCATCCTCAATAATCGGGATTACTCTGTCAACGATCGGTACGATTACATTTTTACCTTTTAAATGTGCGTATCTTTCATCATTCGGATTGATACATACGGCTGTATCCCCAAAAATAGTTTCGGGACGCGTGGTAGCTACTGAAAGAAACTCTTCCGAACCTTCAATCTTATATTTTAGGAAATATAATTTTCCGTTCTGTTCTTTAAATATTACTTCTTCGTCAGAAATATTGGTTTTTGCTTCCGGGTCCCAGTTGACCATTCTGTAGCCTCTGTAGATAAGTCCTTTATTATAAAGGTCTACGAAACTTTTAATAACTTGCTGTGAAAGTTTATCCTCCATCGTGAAGCGGGTTCTGTCCCAGTCGCATGAACATCCCAGCTTCTTCAGCTGCTCAAGAATGGTTCCACCATATTTATTGGTCCAGTCCCAGGCATGAGTTAAAAATTCTTCACGGGTAATATCTGATTTATTGACTCCCTCAGATTTCAATTTAGCAACAACTTTAGCTTCAGTAGCAATTGAAGCGTGATCTGTTCCCGGAATCCAACAAGCATTAAACCCGCGCATTCTTGCACGGCGGACCAGAACATCCTGAAGGGTATTATTCAACATATGCCCCATGTGTAATATCCCCGTTACGTTTGGCGGAGGAATGACCACGGTATACGGTGGCTTGTCATTAGGTTCTGAATGGAAAAACTTATTTTCCAGCCAGTAATTGTACCATTTCTGTTCTGTTTCCTGTGGATTGTACTTTTCTGAAATCTGCATAAATTCTATTTCTTTGGCTTGCAATTTGCAAAAATAGTCTAAAGAAAAAAATTTTTAAGCATGAATTAAAATAATTTTTAACTTTGTTTCACAAAATTTATCTAACAAACATATTAACATTCAAGAATATGAAAAAACTAATTGCAGGAATTGCACTATTCGGGACATTTGCTCTTGCATCTGCACAAACTATTACATTTGATAAAACGACTTTCGATTACGGAACTATCAAGCCTAACGCTGACGGAACAAGATTCTTTACAGTAACGAATTCAGGTGACAAGCCTTTGATCCTTTCAAATGTAAAGCCTTCTTGTGGATGTACAACTCCTGAATTCAGCCAGGATCCTATCATGCCAGGTAAATCTGCTAAGATTAAGGTTGGATACAACACAGCGATCCCTGGACCTTTCAACAAAATGATCGAGGTTTTCTCTAACGACCCTGCAAACAACAGAAGTGTAATCTACATCAAAGGTAACGTAGATGCTAACGCTCCTGAACCAAAAGTATTGACTCCTGCTGAGCAGAAGGAAGCTGCTAAAGCTGAGAAAAAAGCTGCAAAACTTGCTAAAAAAGCTGCTGCAAAGTAAGCTCTACTCAAAAAATAAAGAAACCGTCTCTATTGAGGCGGTTTTTTTATTACATTTATGTTGGATTAGGTTGCGCATGGTAGATAATAGCCGGCAGTAGATGTATTGACGTTTTGATTAAACATATTTATTTACATTTAAATGGCTGGGCTAAAGCCCACCTCTATTGAATTTTAATAACAAAATCTTTTTAATCTTTAATATATGGACACCAATTTCTCAGATGACTTTAAGGTAAATGGAAAATTTTCAATAAAAAAAACTTCAACCTCTTATAAGGGAAAGCTTACAAAAGAAGAAGGAGAGCAGATGCTGATTCAGGAGAAAGAAAAGCTCCGTGAACTGCAGGAAAAACTATATGCTGACGGAAGCCAGTCTCTGCTGGTCGTATTACAGGCTATGGATGCGGCAGGAAAAGACAGTATGATAGAGCATGTTTTCGGAGGAGTGAATCCACAGGGATGTAATGTGACGAGCTTTAAAACTCCAAGCCCGAAAGAATATTCCCATGATTTTCTATGGAGGCATTATCTGGCACTTCCACAGAAAGGCATGATCGGAATATTTAACCGTTCACATTATGAAAGCGTCTTAGTATGCAAAGTACATCCTGA belongs to Chryseobacterium gleum and includes:
- a CDS encoding HD domain-containing protein, producing MKSTIDNTVAFVKEKLEGAEAGHDWFHIERVWKLAAQIAETEDCDKEVVELSALLHDIADPKFHNGDETIAPKISRTFLEEQNVPEETIQKVLFIIENISFKNRDQAPVNPPVELQIVQDADRIDAIGAIGIARTFNFGGFKNNPMYHPDIKPKLGMSKEEYKKSDGTTINHFYEKLLLLKDMMNTEKGKKMAEERHDYMLNFLDQFYKEWNVD
- a CDS encoding alpha/beta hydrolase family protein, which gives rise to MEKLILTTEDHISLTAHLFKPQKDNGKLLLINSATGVKQQVYFSFASYFAEQGFTVITYDYRGIGLSKPKNMRGFHGSMRIWGSKDYKAVTQYIKTNFKEYKKYCLGHSVGALILGMNKDSEMFEEFFFVGTQNAFVGNLRGITKVEAYLGFGIAQPVTTSLLGYFPAHWFGLGESLPKNCAYDWRTLILNRKSTNRLLEKIDNFSKNLTQKVFVVRAEDDIWLTEKGVLSLLNNTYPNLKPTYRLIAVSESDKKEIGHINFFRSYNSKLWDIILNELTDK
- a CDS encoding ribokinase — its product is MNFSSEQPRIIVVGSSSIDLVLETEKLPLPNETVLAVKSDSYFGGKGANQAVGTSRLGASVYFIGCVGMDPLGQQIMRNLVSENVNVGFVHETDKEATGTAYVTTSHGNAAIVVVPAANKYLSKSHIDEADKYFHTADLILVQLEVSMDVVEHTVKKAKQYGKKVGLYASPAMRVSEEILENVDFIVAKSNELYIIFGEEKREDILKKYFNKVFVRDDTNSTIYFDGTEMKYYRNDKDETVYKMGMGDAFTSGFAIALCHGNSIEECVKFGNEVSSRVSGGKGSQTGLPRISDFFS
- a CDS encoding DUF4241 domain-containing protein — encoded protein: MIHIENIKKLFSKDFVESPLLESFEVGKIYLSSGKLVACDPLITNDMLPFTTEFPKGDFSVMLHKERESNCVAYAEIIFSNSEIKEWKLATTAGQQIKDLEEGEVFGYPVESGMGCFMDVDTQNSLNELEQRLYQNKGGDFMGIYEEFFHDYFFDENGAIDQYAFLKPAKEHPGTIFAFETGYGEGFYASYVAYDKDHQPVKIITEFIEIS
- a CDS encoding DUF3239 domain-containing protein, whose product is MDDNRDILTLDSRTVASNPGRVRVMPFVLIKYIYKPIYLLIALLFSLAFAWDVSWLWGGFAFIILLLVNIFYWRRQKEHFKYGDSNGAIVISEKPKMIAVTTNLSKGFGGKFPVIKVLPYKGKGKLNDRIGTVALYENSEEKPHWNNFFPVPVDYVNNNKEELNAVLESYSEESWEVLKSRIKQLKQPYREGLFKIFDETSSW
- a CDS encoding valine--tRNA ligase gives rise to the protein MQISEKYNPQETEQKWYNYWLENKFFHSEPNDKPPYTVVIPPPNVTGILHMGHMLNNTLQDVLVRRARMRGFNACWIPGTDHASIATEAKVVAKLKSEGVNKSDITREEFLTHAWDWTNKYGGTILEQLKKLGCSCDWDRTRFTMEDKLSQQVIKSFVDLYNKGLIYRGYRMVNWDPEAKTNISDEEVIFKEQNGKLYFLKYKIEGSEEFLSVATTRPETIFGDTAVCINPNDERYAHLKGKNVIVPIVDRVIPIIEDEYVDIEFGTGALKITPAHDINDYEIGQKHHLKMIDALDDDGNLNEYGLHYAGKNRFDVRKQIAKELEEKDLLLKAEDYVNKVGTSERTGAVIEPKVSVQWFLKMSEIAKPALDVVMDDEVKFYPEKFKNTYKHWMENIRDWNISRQLWWGQQIPAYYYGEGDEDFVVAETKEEALELAKQKTGNSSLTTENLRQDDDALDTWFSSWLWPMSVFDGLLDPENKDINYYYPTSDLVTGPDIIFFWVARMIMAGLEYRKEVPFKNVYFTGIVRDKQRRKMSKSLGNSPDPLELMDKYGADGVRVGILLSSAAGNDLLFDEDLMLQGRNFMTKIWNAFRLINMWNHEDKPAAATDNQAIEWFENKLNKTIFEINDQFEKFRISDALHLIYKLIWDDFCGWYLEAIKPNYGEGISKEVYNKTIYFFEELMKLLHPFMPFLTEELWQMISERKVDEALVIAQQKEAGQFDENIIKNFETAAELISGVRNYRQTKGISPREAAEIYTNASEFANEAVVRKLANVSEIHFGQKTDKPSFTFLVGATEVSIPLSENLDLGEEKAKTEEELKYLKGFLVSVEKKLSNEKFVANAKPEIVEVERQKQKDAQDKIAILEEKLKSL
- a CDS encoding DUF1573 domain-containing protein, with protein sequence MKKLIAGIALFGTFALASAQTITFDKTTFDYGTIKPNADGTRFFTVTNSGDKPLILSNVKPSCGCTTPEFSQDPIMPGKSAKIKVGYNTAIPGPFNKMIEVFSNDPANNRSVIYIKGNVDANAPEPKVLTPAEQKEAAKAEKKAAKLAKKAAAK